A genomic segment from Clostridium pasteurianum BC1 encodes:
- a CDS encoding ABC transporter permease gives MENNEKVLQNSNNISSHGDEKTKFYFFEKVLAPVFFILAVIYLLMLIFPILSMMKYSGGSYIIQTLYNSDNIKTVILSFTTSLIALIFTFIIGTPTAFWIHFVKNKNISKILDIFVEIPIVLPPAVAGIALLLTFGKNGIIGSFLTSHGINIIFTSTAVVIAQFFVSSALYVRVLRDSIKSVPIELFEVSYVLGAGKIETIIKIMLPMLKKSVISGLILAWIRSLGEFGATLMFAGNIIDKTRTIPLQIYTYMQDDIKMATAFATILYIMTFVLLLVVRLSVKDDD, from the coding sequence ATGGAGAATAATGAAAAAGTACTACAAAATTCCAATAATATATCTTCTCATGGTGATGAAAAGACTAAATTTTATTTTTTTGAGAAAGTATTAGCTCCTGTTTTTTTTATTTTAGCTGTTATATATTTATTGATGCTTATATTTCCAATACTTTCAATGATGAAGTATTCAGGAGGATCCTATATTATTCAGACACTTTATAACTCAGATAATATAAAGACTGTGATTTTAAGCTTTACTACTTCTCTAATAGCACTCATATTTACTTTTATTATAGGAACTCCAACAGCTTTTTGGATACATTTTGTGAAAAATAAAAATATATCCAAGATATTAGATATATTTGTAGAAATTCCTATAGTATTGCCACCAGCAGTAGCTGGTATTGCTTTGCTGCTAACTTTTGGTAAAAACGGTATTATAGGTAGTTTCTTAACCAGTCATGGAATAAATATTATATTTACTTCTACAGCGGTAGTAATTGCACAATTTTTCGTGTCTTCTGCCCTTTATGTAAGAGTTCTTAGGGATTCTATCAAATCAGTGCCAATTGAACTTTTTGAAGTAAGTTATGTATTGGGGGCAGGGAAAATTGAAACAATTATTAAAATTATGCTGCCAATGCTTAAAAAATCAGTTATATCTGGACTTATTTTAGCCTGGATAAGGTCACTAGGAGAATTTGGTGCCACTTTAATGTTTGCAGGAAATATCATAGATAAAACAAGAACTATACCACTTCAAATTTATACTTATATGCAGGATGATATTAAAATGGCCACAGCTTTTGCCACGATTTTGTATATAATGACTTTTGTGTTGTTATTAGTAGTTAGACTTAGCGTTAAGGATGATGATTAG